In Neorhizobium galegae, the following proteins share a genomic window:
- the sucD gene encoding succinate--CoA ligase subunit alpha, with product MSILVNKDTKVIVQGLTGKTGTFHTEQALAYYGTKMVGGVHPKKGGESWSSGVDGTSLPIFTSVAEAKERTGADATVIYVPPAGAADAIIEAIEAEVPFITCITEGIPVMDMVRVKARLDRSKSRLLGPNCPGILTPEECKIGIMPGSIFRKGSVGIVSRSGTLTYEAVFQTSNEGLGQTTAVGIGGDPVKGTEFIDVLEMFLADEATTSIIMIGEIGGSAEEDAAQFLKDEAKKGRSKPMAGFIAGRTAPKGRTMGHAGAVVSGGKGDAESKIAAMESAGIKVSPSPARLGKTLVEVLKG from the coding sequence ATGTCTATTCTCGTCAACAAAGACACCAAGGTCATCGTCCAGGGCCTGACCGGGAAGACCGGCACCTTCCACACGGAGCAGGCGCTCGCCTACTACGGCACCAAGATGGTGGGTGGCGTTCATCCCAAAAAGGGCGGCGAATCGTGGTCGTCCGGCGTCGACGGTACGTCGCTGCCGATCTTCACCTCGGTTGCCGAAGCCAAGGAACGGACCGGCGCCGACGCGACCGTGATCTACGTTCCGCCGGCAGGTGCAGCAGACGCGATCATCGAGGCGATCGAAGCCGAAGTGCCGTTCATCACCTGCATCACCGAAGGCATCCCGGTCATGGACATGGTCCGCGTCAAGGCTCGCCTCGACCGTTCCAAGTCGCGACTGCTCGGCCCCAACTGCCCGGGCATCCTGACCCCGGAAGAATGCAAGATCGGCATCATGCCGGGCTCGATCTTCCGCAAGGGTTCGGTCGGCATCGTTTCCCGCTCGGGCACGCTCACCTATGAGGCCGTGTTCCAGACCTCGAACGAAGGCCTCGGCCAGACGACGGCCGTCGGCATCGGCGGCGACCCGGTCAAGGGCACCGAGTTCATCGACGTGCTGGAAATGTTCCTCGCGGACGAAGCCACGACCTCGATCATCATGATCGGCGAAATCGGCGGTTCGGCAGAAGAAGACGCGGCGCAGTTCCTGAAGGACGAAGCCAAGAAGGGCCGCAGCAAGCCGATGGCCGGCTTCATCGCGGGCCGTACCGCTCCGAAGGGCCGCACCATGGGTCACGCCGGTGCAGTCGTTTCCGGCGGCAAGGGTGACGCGGAATCGAAGATCGCGGCCATGGAATCGGCTGGCATCAAGGTGTCGCCTTCTCCGGCCCGTCTCGGCAAGACCTTGGTTGAAGTCCTCAAGGGCTGA
- the sucC gene encoding ADP-forming succinate--CoA ligase subunit beta: MNIHEYQAKALLKGYGAPVAEGVAILKAEEAEAAAKSLPGPLYVVKSQIHAGGRGKGKFKELGPDAKGGVRLAFSIEEAKAHAKEMLGNTLVTAQTGEAGKQVNRLYIEDGADIARELYCSLLVDRSVGRVAFVVSTEGGMDIEAVAHDTPEKIHTIAIDPEAGVTAADIAAISKALELDGAAGEDAKSLFPLLYKAFNEKDMALLEINPLIVMKNGHLRVLDAKMSFDGNALFRHDDVKALRDETEEDAKEIEASKWDLAYVALDGNIGCMVNGAGLAMATMDIIKLYGKEPANFCDVGGGAGKEKVAAAFKIITADPKVEGILVNIFGGIMRCDVIAEGVVAAVQEVGLKVPLVVRLEGTNVELGKKILNESGLAITAADDLDDAAKKIVAAIEA, encoded by the coding sequence ATGAACATCCATGAATATCAGGCCAAGGCTCTGCTGAAGGGCTATGGCGCACCGGTTGCGGAAGGCGTCGCGATCCTGAAGGCCGAAGAGGCCGAAGCGGCTGCAAAGTCGCTGCCGGGTCCGCTTTACGTCGTGAAGAGCCAGATCCATGCGGGCGGCCGCGGCAAGGGCAAGTTCAAGGAACTCGGCCCCGACGCCAAGGGCGGCGTTCGCCTGGCCTTCTCGATCGAGGAAGCCAAGGCGCATGCCAAGGAAATGCTCGGCAACACGCTGGTGACCGCGCAGACCGGTGAAGCCGGCAAGCAGGTCAACCGCCTCTACATCGAAGACGGCGCCGACATCGCCCGCGAACTCTATTGCTCGCTGCTGGTCGATCGCTCGGTCGGCCGCGTCGCATTCGTCGTTTCGACCGAAGGCGGCATGGACATCGAAGCCGTCGCCCACGATACCCCTGAGAAGATCCACACGATCGCCATCGATCCGGAAGCCGGCGTAACGGCTGCGGATATCGCTGCGATCTCCAAGGCTCTGGAACTCGACGGTGCCGCCGGCGAAGACGCCAAGTCGCTCTTCCCGCTGCTCTACAAGGCCTTCAACGAGAAGGACATGGCTCTTCTCGAGATCAACCCGCTGATCGTCATGAAGAATGGTCACCTGCGCGTTCTCGACGCGAAGATGTCGTTCGACGGCAACGCGCTCTTCCGTCACGACGACGTCAAGGCGCTGCGCGACGAGACCGAAGAAGACGCCAAGGAAATCGAGGCCTCCAAGTGGGATCTCGCTTACGTCGCCCTCGACGGCAATATCGGCTGCATGGTCAACGGTGCCGGTCTCGCCATGGCGACGATGGACATCATCAAGCTCTACGGCAAGGAGCCGGCTAACTTCTGCGACGTCGGCGGCGGCGCCGGCAAGGAGAAGGTGGCTGCGGCCTTCAAGATCATCACCGCGGACCCGAAGGTCGAGGGCATCCTCGTCAACATCTTCGGCGGCATCATGCGCTGCGACGTCATCGCCGAAGGCGTTGTCGCGGCGGTGCAGGAGGTCGGCTTGAAGGTTCCGCTCGTCGTGCGCCTCGAAGGCACCAATGTCGAGCTCGGCAAGAAGATCCTGAATGAGTCTGGTCTCGCTATCACGGCGGCTGACGACCTTGACGACGCGGCGAAGAAGATCGTCGCGGCGATCGAAGCCTAA
- a CDS encoding protease inhibitor Inh/omp19 family protein, whose amino-acid sequence MQFRYVATGLVLALALAGCQRTSYSPYSDLPAQPSQPAPLQAQPVPSVQGGQLPPPPGTAGSSQFPSAPGANPAMASANAAAPPATALDIKKEAMVGNWRVSNSGSSCDMFLTLTNLGGGSRGGTRGCAGELTAMGSWDVSGKMVQFKNRAGDVIGRVYKSAENRFDGTMNSGQPVSLSR is encoded by the coding sequence ATGCAGTTCAGATACGTGGCGACGGGACTTGTTCTTGCTTTGGCACTGGCCGGTTGCCAGCGCACTTCCTATAGCCCCTATAGTGATCTGCCCGCCCAGCCTTCTCAGCCGGCGCCGCTTCAGGCGCAGCCAGTGCCGTCCGTTCAGGGCGGCCAGCTGCCGCCACCTCCCGGTACTGCCGGTTCTTCCCAGTTTCCGAGCGCGCCCGGCGCAAATCCTGCCATGGCGTCGGCCAATGCGGCCGCACCGCCTGCGACTGCGCTTGACATCAAGAAGGAAGCGATGGTCGGCAACTGGCGTGTGTCCAATTCCGGTTCGTCCTGCGACATGTTCCTGACGCTCACCAATCTCGGCGGCGGTTCACGCGGCGGTACCCGCGGCTGTGCCGGCGAACTGACGGCGATGGGCTCCTGGGACGTGTCGGGCAAGATGGTGCAGTTCAAGAACCGGGCCGGCGACGTGATCGGACGCGTCTACAAGAGCGCCGAGAACCGCTTCGACGGTACGATGAACTCCGGCCAGCCGGTCAGCCTCAGCCGCTAA
- a CDS encoding 2-oxoglutarate dehydrogenase E1 component has protein sequence MARQEANEQFLITSFLDGQNAAYIEQLHARYEDDPTSVAPEWQAFFKALADNPDDVKAAAKGASWQRKNWPIAANGELVSALDGNWPIVEKAIETKVKAKAEATAAATGKPVNETDVLQATRDSVRAIMMIRAYRMRGHLHAKLDPLGIASAVEDYNELSPSAYGFTEADYDRRIFIDNVLGLEYATLRQMIEILERTYCSTLGVEFMHISNPEEKSWIQERIEGPGKGVEFTPEGKKAILSKLVEAEGYEQFLDVRFKGTKRFGLDGGESLIPALEQIIKRGGQEGLEEVVLGMPHRGRLNVLTNVMLKPHRAVFHEFKGGSFKPDEVEGSGDVKYHLGASSDREFDGNKVHMSLTANPSHLEIVNPVVMGKARAKQDMLAKAWDGDIIPLKERSKVLPLLLHGDAAFAGQGVVAEILGLSGLRGHRVAGTMHVIVNNQIGFTTNPAFSRSSPYPSDVAKMIEAPIFHVNGDDPEAVVYAAKVATEYRMKFHKPVVIDMFCYRRFGHNEGDEPAFTQPKMYKVIRAHKTVAQIYADRLIAEGLLTDGEFEKMKADWRANLETEFEAGQSYKPNKADWLDGQWSGLRSADNADEQRRGKTAMPMRELREIGRKLSTIPEGFNAHRTIKRFMENRAQMVETGEGIDWAMAEALAFGSLAVEGTKIRLSGQDCERGTFSQRHSVLYDQDTEERYIPLANLSPTQARYEVINSMLSEEAVLGFEYGYSLARPNALTLWEAQFGDFANGAQVVFDQFISSGERKWLRMSGLVCLLPHGYEGQGPEHSSARLERWLQMCAEDNMQVANVTTPANYFHILRRQTKRDFRKPLILMTPKSLLRHKRATSTLAEMAGESSFHRLLWDDAEVIKDGPIKLQKDAKIRRVVLCTGKVYYDLLEEREKRGIDDIYLLRIEQLYPFPAKALINELSRFRNAEMVWCQEEPKNMGAWSFIDPYLEWVLAHIDAKYQRVRYTGRPAAASPATGQMSKHLAQLEAFLEDALGG, from the coding sequence ATGGCACGGCAAGAAGCCAACGAGCAGTTCCTCATCACCTCTTTCCTCGACGGACAGAACGCGGCCTATATCGAGCAGCTTCATGCTCGTTACGAGGACGACCCGACATCCGTCGCGCCGGAATGGCAGGCCTTCTTCAAGGCGCTCGCCGACAATCCGGACGATGTGAAGGCGGCGGCGAAGGGTGCCTCGTGGCAGCGCAAGAACTGGCCGATCGCGGCCAATGGCGAGCTGGTCTCGGCGCTCGACGGCAACTGGCCGATCGTCGAAAAGGCGATCGAAACCAAGGTGAAGGCAAAGGCGGAAGCGACTGCTGCCGCGACCGGCAAGCCGGTCAACGAAACCGATGTGCTGCAGGCGACGCGGGACTCCGTGCGCGCCATCATGATGATCCGCGCCTACCGCATGCGGGGTCACCTGCATGCCAAGCTCGATCCGCTCGGCATTGCCAGCGCGGTCGAGGACTATAATGAACTGTCGCCGTCCGCTTACGGCTTCACCGAGGCGGACTACGACCGCCGGATCTTCATCGACAACGTGCTCGGCCTCGAATACGCGACGCTGCGCCAGATGATCGAGATTCTGGAGCGGACCTATTGCTCGACCTTGGGTGTCGAGTTCATGCACATTTCCAATCCGGAAGAAAAGTCCTGGATCCAGGAACGCATCGAAGGCCCGGGCAAGGGCGTCGAATTCACGCCGGAAGGCAAGAAGGCGATCCTTTCCAAGCTGGTCGAAGCGGAAGGCTACGAGCAGTTCCTCGACGTCCGCTTCAAGGGTACGAAGCGCTTCGGCCTCGACGGCGGTGAATCGCTGATCCCGGCGCTCGAACAGATCATCAAGCGCGGCGGCCAGGAAGGTCTTGAAGAAGTTGTTCTCGGCATGCCGCATCGCGGCCGCCTGAACGTGCTGACCAACGTCATGCTCAAGCCGCACCGCGCGGTGTTCCACGAATTCAAGGGCGGTTCGTTCAAGCCCGACGAAGTCGAAGGTTCGGGCGACGTCAAGTACCATCTCGGCGCTTCGTCGGACCGCGAGTTCGACGGCAACAAGGTCCATATGTCGCTGACGGCGAACCCGTCGCATCTGGAAATCGTCAACCCGGTCGTCATGGGCAAGGCTCGCGCCAAGCAGGACATGCTCGCCAAGGCCTGGGACGGCGACATCATTCCCCTGAAGGAGCGCTCCAAGGTTCTGCCGCTCCTGCTGCACGGCGACGCCGCGTTTGCGGGCCAGGGCGTCGTGGCTGAAATCCTCGGCCTTTCGGGCCTGCGCGGCCACCGCGTCGCCGGCACGATGCACGTCATCGTCAACAACCAGATCGGCTTCACCACCAATCCGGCCTTCTCGCGTTCGTCGCCCTATCCGTCCGACGTCGCCAAGATGATCGAGGCGCCGATCTTCCACGTCAACGGCGACGATCCGGAAGCGGTCGTCTACGCCGCCAAGGTCGCGACCGAATACCGGATGAAGTTCCACAAGCCGGTGGTCATCGACATGTTCTGCTACCGCCGCTTCGGCCATAACGAAGGCGACGAGCCGGCGTTCACGCAGCCGAAGATGTACAAGGTCATCCGCGCCCACAAGACCGTCGCGCAGATCTATGCCGACCGCCTGATCGCCGAAGGTCTCCTCACCGACGGCGAATTCGAGAAGATGAAGGCCGACTGGCGCGCCAATCTCGAAACCGAGTTCGAGGCCGGCCAGAGCTACAAGCCGAACAAGGCCGACTGGCTGGACGGCCAGTGGTCGGGCCTGCGTTCCGCCGACAATGCCGACGAACAGCGCCGCGGCAAGACCGCGATGCCGATGAGGGAACTGCGGGAGATCGGCCGCAAGCTGTCGACCATCCCGGAAGGCTTCAACGCTCACCGTACCATCAAGCGGTTCATGGAAAACCGCGCCCAGATGGTCGAGACCGGCGAAGGCATCGACTGGGCCATGGCGGAAGCCCTGGCATTCGGTTCGCTCGCCGTCGAAGGCACCAAGATCCGCCTGTCCGGCCAGGATTGCGAACGCGGCACGTTTTCGCAGCGTCATTCGGTTCTCTACGATCAGGATACCGAAGAGCGCTACATTCCGCTCGCCAACCTGTCGCCGACCCAGGCCCGTTACGAAGTCATCAACTCGATGCTTTCGGAAGAGGCGGTCCTCGGCTTCGAATATGGCTATTCGCTCGCCCGCCCGAACGCGCTGACCCTCTGGGAAGCCCAATTCGGCGACTTCGCCAACGGTGCGCAGGTCGTGTTCGACCAGTTCATCTCGTCGGGCGAACGCAAGTGGCTGCGCATGTCCGGCCTCGTCTGCCTGCTGCCGCACGGTTATGAAGGACAGGGTCCGGAACACTCCTCGGCACGCCTGGAGCGCTGGCTGCAGATGTGCGCCGAAGACAACATGCAGGTGGCCAACGTCACGACGCCGGCTAACTACTTCCACATTCTGCGCCGGCAGACGAAGCGCGACTTCCGCAAGCCGCTGATCCTTATGACGCCGAAGTCTCTGCTGCGCCACAAGCGAGCCACCTCGACGCTTGCCGAAATGGCCGGCGAATCCTCCTTCCATCGCCTGCTCTGGGACGATGCGGAGGTCATCAAGGACGGTCCGATCAAACTGCAGAAGGATGCCAAGATCCGTCGCGTCGTGCTCTGCACCGGCAAGGTCTATTACGACCTGCTCGAAGAGCGCGAAAAGCGCGGCATCGACGACATCTACCTGCTGCGCATCGAACAGCTTTATCCGTTCCCGGCCAAGGCTCTGATCAACGAGCTTTCCCGCTTCCGCAATGCGGAAATGGTCTGGTGCCAGGAAGAGCCGAAGAACATGGGTGCATGGTCGTTCATCGACCCGTATCTGGAATGGGTTCTGGCGCATATCGATGCAAAGTATCAGCGTGTCCGTTACACGGGCCGGCCGGCAGCGGCCTCGCCTGCAACGGGCCAG
- the zapE gene encoding cell division protein ZapE gives MEPIPEYTTSVGEELKALTVSGVLTADAAQLAVAAKLDHLLTCLRETGPAKKKSALGWLFAKGGGRPREIRGLYVHGSVGRGKTMLMDMFFKKAPTPKKRRAHFHEFMADVHNRIHDHRQRLKRGETKQADPVPPVAAALFAEAELLCFDEFSVTDITDAMILARLFTELFGLGCVLVATSNVAPGDLYRDGLNRGLFLPFIALLNRYVDVVTLDSPNDYRMQKHASLPVYVTPLDARADAAMESAWHQVTEGKKAAPAEIPMKGRSIHVPSAAGRAARFDFKDICGKPLGASDYLALAARFDAIFVEHVPQLGPEKRNETKRLINLVDALYDHAVRLYISAATAPEDILLERKGTEGFEFDRTVSRLFEMRSPDYLALHQEKRGQL, from the coding sequence TTGGAACCCATTCCCGAATACACGACGAGCGTCGGCGAGGAGCTGAAGGCTTTGACCGTGTCGGGTGTGCTGACCGCCGACGCAGCCCAGCTTGCGGTTGCCGCCAAGCTCGACCATCTGCTGACCTGCCTTCGCGAGACGGGACCTGCGAAGAAGAAGAGCGCGCTCGGCTGGCTTTTCGCCAAAGGCGGCGGGCGGCCGCGCGAAATCCGCGGGCTCTACGTGCATGGCAGCGTCGGCCGCGGCAAGACCATGCTGATGGACATGTTCTTCAAGAAGGCGCCGACCCCAAAAAAGCGCCGGGCGCATTTCCACGAGTTCATGGCGGACGTGCACAACCGCATTCACGACCATCGCCAGAGGCTGAAGCGCGGCGAGACCAAGCAGGCCGATCCCGTGCCGCCGGTCGCAGCCGCCCTTTTCGCGGAAGCCGAGCTCCTGTGCTTCGATGAATTCTCGGTCACCGACATCACTGACGCGATGATCCTGGCGCGGCTGTTCACGGAGCTGTTCGGGCTCGGCTGCGTGCTGGTCGCGACCTCCAACGTGGCCCCGGGCGATCTCTACAGGGACGGGCTGAACCGAGGACTGTTCCTGCCGTTCATCGCGCTTCTCAACCGTTATGTGGACGTGGTCACGCTCGACTCGCCCAACGACTACCGCATGCAGAAGCACGCAAGCCTGCCGGTCTACGTGACGCCGCTCGATGCGCGCGCCGACGCCGCGATGGAATCCGCCTGGCACCAGGTGACCGAGGGCAAGAAGGCGGCGCCTGCCGAGATCCCCATGAAGGGCCGCAGCATCCACGTGCCCTCCGCCGCCGGGCGGGCGGCGCGTTTCGATTTCAAGGACATCTGCGGCAAGCCGCTGGGGGCGTCGGACTATCTGGCGCTCGCCGCTCGCTTCGACGCGATCTTCGTCGAGCACGTTCCGCAGCTCGGGCCGGAGAAGCGCAACGAAACCAAGCGGCTGATCAACCTCGTCGATGCGCTCTACGACCATGCGGTCCGGCTCTATATTTCCGCGGCGACTGCGCCTGAAGATATCCTCCTGGAGCGAAAAGGCACAGAAGGCTTCGAGTTCGACCGTACCGTCTCGCGTCTTTTTGAGATGCGCAGCCCTGATTATCTTGCACTGCACCAGGAAAAGCGCGGCCAACTTTAA
- the mdh gene encoding malate dehydrogenase, with protein sequence MARKKIALIGSGMIGGTLAHLASLKELGDIVLFDIADGIPQGKGLDIAQSGPVEGFNAKLSGASDYAAIEGADVCIVTAGVARKPGMSRDDLLGINLKVMEQVGAGIKKYAPNAFVICITNPLDAMVWALQKFSGLPKNMVVGMAGVLDSARFRLFLSEEFNVSVQDVTAFVLGGHGDTMVPLARYSTVGGVPLTDLVKMGWVTKERLEEIIQRTRDGGAEIVGLLKTGSAYYAPAASAIEMAESFLKDKKRVLPAAAYLSGQYGVKDMYVGVPTIIGAGGIERIIEVEFNKDEEAAFQKSVGAVASLCEACINIAPALK encoded by the coding sequence ATGGCGCGCAAGAAGATCGCACTTATTGGTTCTGGCATGATTGGTGGCACGCTGGCGCATCTCGCCAGCCTGAAGGAACTGGGCGACATCGTCCTCTTCGACATCGCCGACGGCATCCCGCAGGGCAAGGGCCTCGATATCGCCCAGTCCGGCCCGGTCGAGGGCTTCAATGCCAAGCTTTCCGGCGCCAGCGACTACGCGGCCATTGAAGGCGCCGATGTCTGCATCGTCACCGCCGGCGTCGCCCGCAAGCCGGGCATGAGCCGCGACGACCTGCTCGGCATCAACCTCAAGGTCATGGAGCAGGTCGGCGCCGGCATCAAGAAATATGCCCCGAACGCCTTCGTAATCTGCATCACCAACCCGCTCGACGCCATGGTCTGGGCTCTCCAGAAGTTCTCGGGCCTGCCGAAGAACATGGTCGTCGGCATGGCCGGCGTGCTCGACTCGGCTCGCTTCCGTCTCTTCCTCTCCGAAGAATTCAACGTCTCCGTCCAGGACGTCACCGCCTTCGTTCTCGGCGGCCATGGCGACACGATGGTACCGCTCGCCCGTTACTCGACCGTTGGCGGCGTGCCGCTCACCGACCTCGTCAAGATGGGCTGGGTCACCAAGGAACGCCTCGAAGAAATCATCCAGCGCACCCGTGACGGCGGCGCCGAAATCGTCGGTCTGCTGAAGACCGGTTCGGCCTATTATGCTCCGGCCGCCTCGGCGATCGAAATGGCCGAATCCTTCCTCAAGGACAAGAAGCGCGTTCTCCCGGCTGCCGCCTATCTCTCCGGCCAGTACGGCGTGAAGGACATGTATGTCGGCGTTCCGACGATCATCGGTGCCGGCGGTATCGAGCGCATCATCGAAGTCGAGTTCAACAAGGACGAGGAAGCCGCCTTCCAGAAGTCGGTCGGCGCCGTCGCCAGCCTCTGCGAAGCCTGCATCAACATCGCACCGGCTCTCAAGTAA